In Synechocystis sp. PCC 6714, the following are encoded in one genomic region:
- the uvrA gene encoding excinuclease ABC subunit UvrA codes for MPEQNSIRIRGARQHNLKNVDLDLPRDRLIVFTGVSGSGKSSLAFDTIFAEGQRRYVESLSAYARQFLGQLDKPDVDSIEGLSPAISIDQKSTSHNPRSTVGTVTEIYDYLRLLFGRAGSPHCPHCQRNIAPQTIDQMCDRVMELPDRTKFQILAPVVKGKKGTHVQLLSSLASQGFVRVRINGEVRELSDNIELKKSQAHTIEVVIDRLIKKDDLQERLADSLSTCLKQAEGTAIIDILDVPKLEVLDGGKPDNSEGLKAAENGQAYQTNLPKEIVFSENFACPEHGAVMDELSPRLFSFNSPYGACPDCHGIGFVRSFCPDLVIPDPDKPVYAAIAPWSEKDNSYYLSLLYSLGQHFNFQLQTPWKKLTQEQKEIILYGTEEEIWFEGESRYRNQKGYYRRFTGALNILQKSYDETSSDAIKQKLEKYIINQPCHTCHGKRLKPEALAVKLGQYNIDDLTSVPIRQTLERIENLALTSRQAMIGELALKEIKARLQFLLDVGLDYLTLDRAAMTLSGGEAQRIRLATQIGSGLTGVLYVLDEPSIGLHQRDNDRLLATLTKLRNLGNTLIVVEHDEDTIRHADYIVDIGPKAGIHGGEIVCQGDFQTLVKNKRSLTGAYLSGREAIATPQERRTGNGAKLTLKNCSHNNLRNIDVTIPLGKLVCITGVSGSGKSTLVNELLHPALQHHLSRQVAFPKNLGEITGLQAIDKVIVIDQSPIGRTPRSNPATYTGIFDPIREIFTQTIEAKARGYKPGQFSFNVKGGRCEACAGQGVNVIEMNFLPDVYVQCDVCKGARYNRETLQVKYKGHSIADVLAMTTEEALTVFENIPRAVNRLQTLVDVGLGYIKLGQPAPTLSGGEAQRVKLASELSRRATGKTLYLIDEPTTGLSFYDVHHLLNVLQRLVDKGNSVLVIEHNLDVIRCSDWIIDLGPEGGDRGGEIMVTGTPETVAQHPTSYTGKYLAKVLPSKSVER; via the coding sequence ATGCCAGAGCAAAACAGCATCCGTATCCGAGGCGCGAGACAACATAACCTGAAAAATGTGGATCTGGATTTGCCCCGCGATCGCCTGATTGTGTTTACGGGGGTATCGGGGTCAGGGAAATCATCTTTGGCATTTGATACCATTTTTGCAGAGGGGCAACGACGGTATGTGGAATCCCTAAGCGCCTACGCTCGGCAGTTTTTGGGGCAACTGGATAAGCCGGATGTGGACAGCATTGAGGGGCTAAGCCCGGCCATTTCCATCGATCAAAAATCCACTTCCCATAATCCCCGCTCCACCGTGGGTACAGTGACGGAAATTTACGATTATTTGCGCCTATTATTTGGTCGGGCCGGCAGTCCCCATTGTCCCCATTGCCAACGGAACATTGCGCCCCAAACCATCGATCAAATGTGCGATCGGGTGATGGAATTACCGGACAGGACTAAATTTCAAATTCTTGCCCCGGTGGTAAAGGGCAAAAAAGGCACCCATGTGCAACTACTTTCCAGTCTGGCTTCCCAGGGATTCGTACGGGTGAGAATTAACGGTGAAGTGCGGGAATTAAGTGACAATATTGAACTCAAAAAAAGCCAAGCCCACACCATTGAAGTAGTCATTGATCGCCTGATCAAAAAAGATGATTTGCAGGAGCGCTTGGCGGATTCTTTAAGTACCTGTTTAAAACAGGCGGAAGGCACCGCCATTATTGATATTTTAGATGTTCCAAAACTGGAAGTATTGGACGGTGGTAAACCAGATAATTCAGAGGGGTTAAAAGCGGCGGAAAATGGCCAAGCTTATCAAACAAATTTGCCGAAAGAAATAGTTTTTTCGGAAAACTTTGCCTGCCCAGAACACGGGGCGGTAATGGATGAACTTTCCCCCCGCCTATTTTCCTTTAACTCTCCCTACGGTGCTTGTCCCGATTGCCATGGCATTGGCTTTGTGCGATCCTTTTGCCCCGATTTGGTCATTCCCGATCCTGATAAACCCGTTTATGCGGCGATCGCCCCCTGGTCAGAAAAGGATAATTCCTACTATTTATCGTTGCTGTACAGTTTAGGGCAACATTTTAATTTTCAGTTACAAACTCCCTGGAAAAAGTTAACCCAAGAACAAAAAGAAATAATCCTATACGGCACAGAAGAAGAAATTTGGTTTGAAGGGGAATCCCGTTACCGTAATCAAAAGGGATATTACCGTCGCTTTACGGGGGCACTGAACATTCTACAAAAAAGTTATGACGAAACCAGTTCCGATGCCATCAAACAAAAGTTAGAAAAATACATTATCAATCAACCCTGCCACACCTGCCATGGCAAAAGATTAAAGCCGGAAGCGCTGGCGGTAAAACTGGGCCAGTACAACATTGATGACTTAACCAGTGTGCCCATCCGTCAGACCCTAGAGCGGATTGAAAACCTAGCCCTAACTTCCCGTCAAGCCATGATTGGGGAATTGGCGCTAAAAGAAATTAAAGCCCGTTTACAATTTTTGCTAGACGTAGGTTTGGACTATTTGACCCTTGATCGGGCCGCCATGACCCTTTCCGGCGGGGAAGCCCAACGCATCCGCCTTGCCACCCAAATTGGTTCCGGTCTTACTGGAGTTTTATACGTTTTAGACGAACCCAGCATTGGTCTCCATCAACGGGACAACGATCGCCTGTTGGCCACTTTAACTAAACTACGGAATTTGGGTAATACCTTAATTGTGGTAGAGCATGATGAAGATACCATCCGCCACGCTGACTATATTGTCGATATTGGCCCCAAGGCGGGCATCCATGGTGGGGAAATTGTCTGTCAAGGGGATTTTCAGACCTTAGTAAAAAATAAACGATCCCTAACGGGGGCTTACCTTTCCGGTCGGGAGGCGATCGCCACTCCCCAGGAACGAAGAACGGGCAACGGAGCTAAGTTGACCCTGAAAAACTGTAGCCATAACAATTTACGTAACATTGATGTCACCATTCCCCTGGGCAAACTGGTGTGCATTACGGGGGTATCCGGTTCCGGTAAATCTACCTTGGTCAATGAACTGCTTCATCCTGCGTTGCAACATCATCTCTCCCGGCAGGTGGCCTTTCCCAAAAATTTAGGGGAAATTACCGGCCTCCAGGCGATCGATAAAGTCATTGTCATTGACCAGTCCCCCATTGGCCGTACCCCCCGCTCCAACCCTGCCACCTATACCGGCATTTTTGACCCCATCCGGGAAATTTTCACCCAAACCATTGAAGCCAAAGCTCGAGGCTATAAACCGGGACAATTTTCTTTCAACGTCAAAGGGGGTCGCTGTGAAGCCTGCGCCGGCCAGGGGGTTAACGTCATTGAAATGAATTTTTTGCCCGATGTTTATGTGCAATGTGACGTGTGCAAAGGAGCCAGATATAACCGGGAAACGTTACAGGTCAAATATAAAGGTCATTCCATTGCTGACGTGCTGGCCATGACCACCGAGGAAGCGTTAACGGTGTTTGAAAATATTCCCCGGGCGGTGAATCGCTTGCAAACCTTAGTGGATGTGGGTTTGGGCTATATCAAACTGGGTCAACCGGCCCCCACCCTATCCGGGGGAGAAGCGCAACGGGTCAAACTAGCTTCCGAATTGTCTCGCCGGGCCACAGGTAAGACTTTATATTTAATTGACGAACCTACCACGGGCTTATCTTTTTACGATGTCCACCATTTGCTCAACGTACTGCAACGCTTGGTCGATAAAGGCAATTCCGTTTTAGTGATTGAACATAACCTCGACGTAATCCGCTGTAGCGATTGGATTATTGATCTAGGCCCCGAAGGCGGTGATCGGGGTGGGGAAATTATGGTCACTGGAACCCCAGAAACGGTGGCGCAACATCCCACTTCCTATACAGGAAAATATTTAGCCAAGGTGTTGCCATCCAAAAGTGTTGAACGATAG